A region of Lacinutrix sp. Hel_I_90 DNA encodes the following proteins:
- a CDS encoding polyribonucleotide nucleotidyltransferase, whose product MIPKVFREVIDLGDGREISIETGKLAKQAHGSVVVQSGKCMLLCTVVSNYEQKDLNFLPLTVDYREKFAAAGRYPGGFFKREARPSDGEVLTMRLVDRVLRPLFPKDYHSETQVMIQLMSHDDDVMPDAMAGLAASAAIQLSDFPFECPISEARVGRVNGEFIINPTRAQLLESDLDMMIGASADSVMMVEGEMDEISEEEMADAIKFAHEAIKIQCAAQVRLAEAFGKKEVREYEGEKEDEALEKKVHDMAYDKVYAIAKAGSAKHERSAAFQQIKEDIKATFSEEELEDYGGLVSDYYRKAEKAAIRDLTLNEGLRLDGRKTDEIRPIWCEVDYLPSTHGSSIFTRGETQALATVTLGTSRDANQLDMPSFEGEERFYLHYNFPPFCTGEARPIRGTSRREVGHGNLAQRALKGMIPADCPYTVRVVSEVLESNGSSSMATVCSGTMALMDAGVQMIKPVSGIAMGLISDAASGKYAVLSDILGDEDHLGDMDFKVTGTADGITACQMDIKVKGLSYEILVNALKQARAGRLHILEKLVETIAKPNAEVKEHAPTMVTRRVPNEFIGALIGPGGKVIQEMQKETDTTIVINEDPVTEEGIVEILGVGKKGIDAVMAKIDAILFKPTVGSVYEVKVIKMLDFGAVVEYLDAPGNEVLLHVSELAWERTENVSDVVNMGDVFDVKYFGLDPRTRKEKVSRKAILPKPEGYVARPPRESNDRGGRDNKGRDNRGRDNRRDDRKPREDKKEE is encoded by the coding sequence ATGATTCCAAAAGTTTTTAGAGAGGTCATTGACCTAGGTGATGGAAGAGAAATTTCTATCGAAACCGGAAAATTAGCAAAACAGGCACATGGTTCTGTTGTTGTACAGTCAGGAAAATGTATGTTATTATGTACAGTGGTTTCCAATTACGAACAAAAAGATCTTAATTTCCTACCCTTAACGGTAGACTACAGAGAGAAATTTGCAGCTGCAGGTCGTTATCCAGGTGGTTTCTTCAAGAGAGAAGCGAGACCAAGTGATGGCGAAGTACTAACCATGCGTTTAGTGGATCGTGTATTACGTCCATTATTCCCAAAAGATTATCATTCTGAAACACAGGTGATGATTCAATTAATGTCTCATGATGACGATGTTATGCCAGATGCAATGGCAGGTTTAGCCGCTTCGGCAGCTATTCAATTATCAGATTTCCCTTTTGAATGCCCAATTTCTGAAGCTAGAGTTGGTCGTGTTAATGGCGAGTTCATTATTAACCCAACACGTGCGCAATTATTAGAATCCGATTTAGATATGATGATTGGTGCTTCTGCAGATTCAGTAATGATGGTAGAAGGTGAAATGGATGAAATTTCTGAAGAAGAAATGGCAGACGCTATTAAATTTGCTCATGAAGCCATTAAAATACAATGTGCTGCACAGGTAAGATTAGCTGAAGCCTTTGGAAAAAAAGAGGTTCGTGAATATGAAGGTGAAAAAGAAGATGAAGCTTTAGAAAAGAAGGTGCATGATATGGCTTACGATAAAGTGTATGCTATTGCAAAAGCAGGCTCTGCTAAACACGAAAGAAGTGCTGCCTTCCAACAAATAAAAGAAGATATTAAAGCCACGTTTTCTGAAGAAGAATTAGAAGATTATGGCGGTTTAGTCTCTGATTATTATCGTAAAGCTGAAAAAGCGGCTATTCGTGATTTAACCTTAAATGAAGGGTTGCGTTTAGACGGTCGTAAGACAGACGAAATTAGACCCATTTGGTGTGAGGTAGATTACTTACCATCAACACATGGTTCTTCTATTTTTACACGTGGAGAAACACAAGCTTTAGCAACGGTAACTTTAGGAACCTCAAGAGATGCAAATCAATTAGATATGCCATCGTTTGAAGGTGAAGAGCGTTTCTATTTGCATTATAACTTCCCTCCTTTTTGTACTGGAGAGGCAAGACCAATTCGTGGAACCTCTCGTAGAGAAGTAGGTCACGGTAACTTAGCACAACGTGCTTTAAAAGGTATGATTCCTGCAGATTGCCCTTACACAGTAAGAGTTGTTTCTGAAGTGTTAGAATCTAACGGTTCGTCTTCTATGGCAACAGTTTGTTCTGGAACTATGGCGCTAATGGATGCTGGTGTGCAAATGATTAAGCCTGTTTCTGGTATTGCAATGGGATTAATTTCTGATGCAGCTTCAGGAAAATACGCTGTATTATCTGATATCTTAGGTGATGAAGATCATTTAGGAGATATGGACTTTAAAGTAACAGGTACTGCTGATGGTATTACCGCTTGCCAAATGGATATTAAAGTAAAAGGATTAAGCTACGAGATTTTAGTGAATGCACTAAAACAAGCGCGTGCAGGTCGTTTACATATATTAGAGAAGTTGGTTGAAACGATTGCTAAACCAAATGCAGAAGTTAAAGAGCATGCTCCTACAATGGTAACAAGACGTGTGCCTAACGAATTTATTGGCGCATTAATTGGCCCTGGTGGAAAAGTGATTCAGGAAATGCAAAAAGAAACGGATACGACTATCGTTATTAACGAAGATCCAGTAACCGAAGAAGGCATTGTTGAAATATTAGGTGTTGGAAAGAAAGGTATTGATGCTGTTATGGCAAAAATCGATGCTATTTTATTTAAGCCAACAGTTGGTAGCGTATATGAAGTGAAAGTAATTAAAATGTTAGATTTTGGTGCTGTTGTAGAATATTTAGATGCACCAGGAAACGAAGTGTTATTACACGTTAGTGAATTAGCATGGGAACGCACAGAAAACGTTAGTGACGTTGTAAATATGGGTGACGTTTTTGATGTGAAGTATTTTGGTCTGGATCCAAGAACTCGTAAAGAAAAAGTCTCTCGTAAAGCTATTTTACCAAAACCAGAAGGTTATGTTGCGAGACCACCAAGAGAAAGTAACGATCGTGGTGGACGCGACAATAAAGGGAGAGATAATCGCGGACGTGATAATCGTCGTGACGATAGAAAACCAAGAGAAGATAAAAAAGAAGAGTAA
- the rpsO gene encoding 30S ribosomal protein S15 translates to MYLTKEEKAKLFAKHGKAKNDTGSAEGQIALFTHRIKHLTEHLKTNRKDYNTERSLVMLVGKRRSLLDYLTKKDVLRYRAIVKELGLRK, encoded by the coding sequence ATGTATCTAACAAAAGAAGAAAAAGCAAAACTTTTTGCTAAACACGGTAAAGCTAAAAACGATACTGGTTCTGCAGAAGGACAAATTGCATTATTCACTCACAGAATTAAGCACTTAACAGAACACTTAAAAACCAATCGTAAAGATTATAATACAGAGCGTTCTTTAGTCATGTTAGTAGGTAAAAGAAGAAGCCTACTAGATTACTTAACTAAGAAAGATGTCTTAAGATATCGTGCAATAGTAAAGGAATTAGGATTAAGAAAATAA
- the accD gene encoding acetyl-CoA carboxylase, carboxyltransferase subunit beta: MAWFKRKEKGITTSTEEKKDIPKGLWYKSPTGKIVDSKELEKNFYVSPEDDYHVRIGSKEYFEILFDDNEFEELDAKLTSKDPLKFEDTKKYPDRLKAAQDKTNLVDAVRCAVGKSKGKELVIAAMDFAFIGGSMGSVVGEKIARAADYALKNKLPFMIISKSGGARMMEAALSLMQLAKTSVKLAQLAEAKLPYISLCTDPTTGGTTASFAMLGDINIAEPGALIGFAGPRIVRDTTGKELPDGFQTSEFLLEHGFLDFITHRKALKNKVNLYIDLITNQPLRA; this comes from the coding sequence ATGGCTTGGTTTAAAAGAAAAGAAAAAGGTATTACCACTTCTACAGAAGAAAAAAAGGACATCCCTAAAGGTCTTTGGTACAAATCTCCTACCGGAAAAATAGTAGACTCTAAAGAACTTGAAAAAAACTTCTATGTGAGTCCTGAAGATGATTACCATGTAAGAATTGGTAGTAAAGAATACTTCGAAATATTATTTGACGATAATGAATTTGAAGAATTAGACGCTAAATTAACGTCTAAAGATCCTTTAAAATTTGAGGATACAAAAAAATACCCAGACCGATTAAAAGCCGCACAAGACAAAACAAATTTAGTAGATGCTGTGCGTTGTGCTGTTGGTAAGTCTAAAGGAAAAGAACTCGTTATAGCCGCAATGGATTTTGCGTTTATTGGTGGTTCAATGGGTAGTGTTGTGGGTGAAAAAATTGCTCGTGCCGCAGATTACGCCTTAAAAAACAAGCTACCATTTATGATTATTTCAAAATCTGGTGGTGCACGAATGATGGAAGCGGCTTTATCTTTAATGCAACTGGCAAAAACCTCGGTTAAACTGGCACAATTAGCAGAAGCGAAATTACCATACATTTCGTTATGTACAGATCCAACCACTGGCGGAACAACAGCCTCTTTTGCGATGTTAGGCGATATTAATATTGCAGAACCAGGTGCTTTAATTGGATTTGCAGGACCAAGAATTGTTAGAGATACCACAGGAAAAGAATTACCAGACGGATTTCAAACTTCTGAGTTTTTATTAGAACATGGTTTCTTAGATTTTATTACCCATAGAAAAGCACTTAAAAATAAGGTGAATTTATATATCGATTTGATTACCAATCAACCCTTGAGAGCCTAA
- the fbaA gene encoding class II fructose-bisphosphate aldolase — MAHQIKPGVATGKEVQAIFKLAKEKGFALPAVNVIGSNSINGVLETAKALNAPVIIQFSNGGAVFNAGKSLSNENQKAAIAGSIAGAKHVHLMAEAYGVPVILHTDHCAKALLPWIDGLLEASEQHFKETGKSLYSSHMIDLSEEPLEENIEICKSYLKRMSKMGMTLEIELGITGGEEDGVDNSDVDESKLYTQPEEVAYAYEELSKISDQFTIAAAFGNVHGVYKPGNVKLTPKILKNSQEYITKKYNVPHNHIDFVFHGGSGSTEAEIQEAIGYGVIKMNIDTDMQYAFTSGVRDYMGEKADYLKSQIGSPDGPESPNKKHYDPRVWLRKGETTFVERLKKAFEDLNNVNTL; from the coding sequence ATGGCACACCAAATAAAACCAGGAGTAGCAACAGGAAAAGAAGTACAAGCGATCTTTAAGTTAGCAAAAGAAAAAGGCTTTGCCCTACCAGCAGTTAACGTGATTGGATCTAATTCTATTAATGGGGTCTTAGAAACCGCAAAAGCGTTAAATGCGCCTGTAATTATCCAGTTTTCTAATGGCGGTGCAGTTTTTAATGCCGGAAAAAGTTTGAGCAATGAAAATCAAAAAGCGGCCATTGCAGGCAGTATAGCTGGTGCGAAACATGTACACTTAATGGCTGAAGCGTATGGTGTTCCTGTGATATTACACACAGACCATTGTGCTAAAGCGTTATTACCCTGGATAGATGGTTTACTAGAGGCCAGTGAGCAGCATTTTAAAGAAACAGGAAAGTCGCTTTACAGCTCTCACATGATTGATTTAAGTGAAGAGCCTCTTGAAGAAAACATAGAAATTTGTAAATCATATCTTAAGCGTATGAGCAAAATGGGGATGACTTTAGAGATCGAATTAGGTATTACTGGAGGTGAAGAAGATGGTGTTGACAATAGTGATGTAGACGAATCAAAACTTTACACACAGCCAGAAGAAGTGGCCTATGCCTACGAAGAATTAAGTAAAATAAGTGACCAGTTTACCATAGCAGCAGCTTTTGGGAATGTTCATGGGGTTTACAAACCTGGAAATGTAAAATTGACTCCGAAAATTTTAAAGAATTCTCAAGAATACATCACAAAAAAATATAATGTCCCGCACAATCATATTGATTTTGTTTTTCACGGTGGCTCTGGTTCAACCGAAGCCGAAATACAAGAAGCTATTGGCTATGGTGTGATTAAAATGAACATTGATACAGACATGCAATATGCCTTTACGAGCGGTGTACGAGATTATATGGGAGAAAAAGCAGACTATCTAAAATCTCAAATAGGAAGTCCTGATGGGCCAGAATCTCCAAATAAAAAGCATTATGATCCAAGAGTTTGGTTACGTAAAGGAGAAACTACTTTTGTTGAGCGACTTAAAAAAGCATTTGAAGATTTAAATAATGTTAACACGCTTTAA
- a CDS encoding BamA/TamA family outer membrane protein has protein sequence MKQQSSKILLLIVIIVFFSSCNSVKRVAENEYLLTKNSLTVNNENEDSETITNLIYQKPNSTLPLIGTPLRLHIYNLARPNIDSILKARAKRNPKRHKRWEHFLSKKQQNKYYKSRLSFNDWIKETGEAPVIINDTLSKKSIKRLKDYYFNYGWFDVKADYETIRDSNQRGRVDYKVTTGKPYIIDSISTRISTPIIDSLYKLSEDQSLIKLNKQYKSIDAVNERERINDFMLNSGVYHFSQDHIYLEYDTIGKTKKVKLEIQISDRQIRFEDTTLTEPFKIYKVKDVNIFTDSGYENRNKAISDSTTYNGINIYSKDPLRYSPKTLTDVVFMKPNTLFKDKHKPQTSRRISNLRTFKYPKIDYIENEADTTLTTNIYLTPLKRFSLGFSAEASQSNIQRIGFALNPSLLMRNVFKGAETLELSGITSIGASKDGANDRDQFFDINEIGADLKLTIPRLFSPFNTEKIIPSYMFPSTRISLAATSQTNVGLDKQTFTGVYNYKWFPNDKVTNRLDVFNIQFVQNLNTANYFKTYQASFNALNTIAINSGYIDENQALSIPSGANAFIAEATSGSLGAAISSNDLRAINAIEERKDRLTEDNLILSSSFNYVRDRRDNLFDNDFSILRLRLELAGNVLSTASDIFGLQKNTNNKYEVFNVAFSQYVKTELDYVKYWNLGNKNVVAVRSYFGIAIPYGNSTSIPFLKSFFGGGANDIRAWSAYNLGPGSSQSTNEFNEANMKITLSAENRFNVFGALNGAVFIDAGNIWNVLDEINDDAATFNSFSSLKDIAIGSGFGLRYDFNFFILRGDIGFKTYDPSYSLGNRWFNDYNFNNAVYNIGINYPF, from the coding sequence TTGAAACAGCAGTCTTCAAAAATACTATTATTAATTGTAATTATTGTTTTTTTTAGCTCTTGTAATTCGGTAAAAAGAGTAGCAGAAAACGAATATTTACTTACTAAAAACTCACTTACTGTAAATAATGAAAATGAAGACAGTGAAACGATTACTAACTTAATTTATCAGAAACCAAACAGCACTTTACCCCTTATTGGTACACCTTTAAGGTTGCATATCTATAATTTAGCAAGACCCAATATTGATTCTATTTTAAAAGCAAGGGCTAAAAGAAATCCAAAACGCCACAAACGCTGGGAGCATTTTTTATCTAAAAAACAACAAAATAAATATTATAAGTCACGATTGAGCTTTAATGATTGGATAAAGGAAACTGGTGAAGCTCCCGTTATTATTAATGATACACTCTCCAAAAAATCTATTAAACGTTTAAAAGATTACTATTTTAATTATGGCTGGTTTGATGTTAAAGCAGACTATGAAACCATAAGAGACAGCAACCAAAGAGGTCGCGTGGACTATAAGGTAACTACTGGAAAACCGTACATTATAGATTCAATATCTACAAGAATTTCAACACCCATAATAGATTCATTATACAAACTATCAGAAGACCAATCTTTAATAAAACTTAACAAACAGTATAAATCTATAGATGCCGTTAATGAGCGAGAGCGCATTAACGACTTCATGCTAAATTCAGGCGTGTACCATTTTTCTCAAGATCATATTTATCTAGAGTATGACACGATTGGTAAGACGAAAAAAGTAAAACTAGAAATTCAAATAAGCGATAGACAGATACGTTTTGAAGACACCACCTTAACCGAACCCTTTAAAATCTATAAGGTAAAGGATGTTAATATTTTTACAGATTCTGGTTATGAAAATCGAAATAAAGCCATTTCAGACTCTACAACTTATAACGGTATAAACATTTACAGTAAAGACCCATTACGTTACAGCCCAAAAACCTTAACTGATGTGGTTTTCATGAAACCTAACACCCTTTTTAAAGACAAACACAAGCCTCAAACATCACGTCGTATTAGCAATTTACGCACCTTTAAATACCCAAAAATTGATTATATTGAGAATGAGGCAGACACGACATTAACCACTAATATTTACCTCACGCCTTTAAAACGATTCTCTCTAGGTTTCAGTGCAGAAGCCTCCCAAAGTAACATTCAACGTATTGGGTTTGCATTAAATCCCAGCTTACTAATGCGTAATGTTTTTAAAGGAGCAGAAACACTAGAATTATCGGGTATTACTTCTATTGGCGCTTCAAAAGATGGCGCCAATGACCGCGATCAGTTTTTTGATATTAATGAAATTGGTGCCGACTTAAAATTAACCATCCCAAGACTATTCTCACCTTTTAATACAGAAAAAATTATTCCCTCGTATATGTTTCCCAGTACGAGAATTAGCCTTGCAGCAACAAGTCAAACTAACGTAGGTTTAGACAAACAAACCTTTACAGGTGTCTATAATTACAAATGGTTTCCTAATGACAAAGTCACCAATCGTTTAGACGTATTTAATATTCAGTTTGTACAAAATTTAAATACTGCCAATTATTTTAAAACCTATCAAGCTTCTTTTAATGCTTTAAATACTATTGCAATAAATTCTGGATATATAGATGAAAACCAAGCACTAAGCATTCCTAGTGGGGCAAATGCATTTATAGCAGAAGCTACTAGCGGAAGTTTAGGCGCTGCGATTTCCTCAAATGATTTACGAGCAATAAATGCTATAGAAGAAAGAAAGGATAGGTTAACTGAAGACAACCTTATTTTATCTTCAAGTTTTAATTATGTAAGAGATAGAAGAGATAATTTATTTGATAACGATTTTTCTATTTTAAGATTAAGACTAGAATTAGCAGGTAATGTACTGTCTACAGCTTCTGATATTTTTGGGTTACAAAAAAACACAAATAATAAATATGAAGTATTTAATGTCGCTTTTTCACAATATGTAAAAACGGAGTTAGACTATGTAAAATATTGGAATTTAGGAAATAAAAATGTTGTTGCAGTACGGTCTTATTTTGGTATTGCAATACCGTACGGTAATTCAACAAGTATTCCGTTTTTAAAAAGTTTTTTTGGTGGTGGCGCTAATGATATTAGGGCTTGGTCAGCCTACAATTTAGGCCCAGGTAGCTCGCAATCAACCAATGAGTTTAATGAAGCCAATATGAAAATCACATTAAGTGCTGAAAATCGTTTTAATGTTTTTGGTGCATTAAATGGCGCTGTTTTTATTGATGCTGGAAACATTTGGAATGTGTTAGATGAAATCAATGACGATGCCGCCACTTTTAATTCATTCTCCTCATTAAAAGATATAGCAATTGGCTCTGGTTTTGGACTGCGTTATGACTTTAATTTCTTTATCCTCAGAGGTGATATCGGTTTTAAAACCTATGACCCCTCGTACAGTTTGGGCAACCGCTGGTTTAATGACTATAACTTTAACAACGCGGTTTATAACATAGGAATTAACTATCCTTTTTAG
- a CDS encoding RNA methyltransferase, with product MLSKSQIKFITRLKQKKYRVQEGLFIAEGLKTVNELLESSLELHHVFSTNSFNSYAEKQTIISEAELKKISSLKAPNTVLAVFKIPEPKPILNTGLIVALDAVRDPGNLGTIIRLCDWFGVKELVCSEATVECYNSKVIQATMGSITRVNVTYTDLETFLKETNVPVFGAYMDGENVYTSVLPKKGILVMGNEANGISEAIEKRITQRIAIPRFGDVQATESLNVATATAILLSEFKRG from the coding sequence ATGCTATCAAAAAGCCAAATAAAATTTATAACGCGATTAAAGCAAAAAAAATATAGAGTACAAGAAGGTCTTTTTATAGCCGAAGGTTTAAAAACGGTTAACGAACTTTTAGAGTCTTCTTTAGAACTTCATCATGTATTCTCTACCAATAGCTTCAATAGTTATGCCGAAAAGCAAACCATTATTTCTGAAGCTGAGCTAAAAAAAATTAGTAGTTTAAAAGCACCAAACACAGTGCTTGCGGTTTTTAAAATTCCAGAACCGAAGCCCATCTTAAACACGGGACTTATTGTCGCTTTAGATGCGGTGAGAGATCCTGGAAACTTGGGGACGATTATTAGGTTATGCGATTGGTTTGGTGTTAAAGAATTGGTGTGTAGTGAAGCTACGGTAGAATGTTATAATTCCAAAGTAATACAAGCTACAATGGGCTCTATAACGCGAGTGAATGTAACTTATACCGATTTAGAAACATTTTTAAAGGAAACCAACGTGCCAGTATTTGGTGCCTATATGGATGGCGAGAATGTTTATACAAGTGTCTTGCCTAAAAAAGGGATTCTCGTTATGGGAAATGAAGCCAATGGAATTTCTGAAGCAATAGAAAAACGAATCACACAACGCATTGCAATTCCTCGGTTTGGCGACGTACAAGCTACAGAAAGTTTGAATGTTGCTACGGCCACTGCTATTTTGTTGAGTGAATTTAAGAGGGGGTAA
- a CDS encoding porin family protein, producing the protein MKNIFALITLLFVVSTSSAQLFTKKKVQNNPNMDKQILSWGYYFGVNNLDYKIDYKTNAEEIQTEKTFGFNVGLVGDLRVNDYINLRLEPGLVIAGRNLMYPESYFDGIDDTNKSDFIREVKSTYVYFPLLVRFSTQRINNFKPFITFGVATSINLSSNEKNPEDNSGGEFRTTTSTQFFDIGFGIDFYLYWFKFTPSIRGVFAINDELVRDVDPNSPWTGNINSMKTRGVFINLTFR; encoded by the coding sequence ATGAAAAATATATTTGCCCTAATAACTTTACTATTTGTAGTATCTACAAGTTCTGCACAGCTATTTACTAAGAAAAAAGTGCAAAACAACCCAAATATGGATAAACAAATCCTGAGTTGGGGCTACTACTTTGGTGTAAATAATTTAGACTACAAAATAGATTACAAGACTAATGCCGAAGAGATTCAAACAGAAAAAACATTTGGTTTTAATGTGGGTTTAGTTGGTGATCTTCGCGTTAACGATTATATTAATTTAAGATTGGAACCAGGTTTAGTTATTGCTGGGAGAAATTTAATGTATCCTGAGAGCTACTTTGACGGTATCGATGATACTAACAAATCTGATTTCATACGAGAGGTTAAATCAACCTATGTTTACTTTCCCTTACTAGTGCGTTTTTCAACGCAAAGAATTAATAACTTTAAGCCGTTTATCACTTTTGGTGTCGCGACTTCCATCAATTTATCAAGTAACGAGAAAAACCCTGAAGACAACAGCGGAGGTGAATTCAGAACCACAACAAGTACGCAGTTTTTCGATATTGGTTTTGGTATTGATTTCTATTTATACTGGTTCAAATTCACACCATCCATAAGAGGTGTTTTTGCCATTAATGATGAGTTGGTACGTGATGTGGATCCTAACAGTCCATGGACCGGAAATATAAATTCCATGAAGACACGTGGTGTTTTTATAAACCTAACGTTTAGGTAG
- the ubiE gene encoding bifunctional demethylmenaquinone methyltransferase/2-methoxy-6-polyprenyl-1,4-benzoquinol methylase UbiE yields the protein MAKVKPYKDSDLGKKEQVTQMFDTISGDYDGLNRVISFGIDIKWRKKVVAIVKEAQPKTILDIATGTGDLAINLAETNAEKIVGLDISRGMLDIGKEKIKKKNLSAKIEMILGDSENMPFDENSFDAITVAFGVRNFETLENGLKEILRVLKPGGTFVILETSMPDKTPYKQGYNFYTKNILPLIGRIFSKDKTAYKYLCESASQFPYGEALNNILRNIGFINVKDLPQTFGVATIYKASKQ from the coding sequence TTGGCAAAAGTAAAACCTTACAAAGACAGCGACCTTGGTAAAAAAGAACAGGTAACACAAATGTTCGATACGATTTCTGGTGATTATGATGGTTTAAATCGTGTTATTTCATTTGGTATTGATATCAAATGGAGAAAAAAAGTAGTGGCTATAGTAAAAGAAGCACAACCAAAAACGATTCTTGATATTGCGACCGGTACTGGTGATCTCGCTATTAATTTAGCTGAAACCAATGCCGAAAAAATAGTAGGTCTAGACATTAGTCGTGGAATGCTTGACATTGGAAAAGAAAAAATAAAGAAAAAAAACCTTTCTGCTAAAATAGAAATGATTTTAGGTGATAGCGAAAACATGCCTTTTGATGAGAATAGCTTTGATGCTATTACCGTCGCTTTTGGTGTGCGAAATTTTGAAACACTAGAAAATGGCTTAAAAGAAATCCTTCGCGTTCTCAAACCTGGCGGCACTTTTGTTATTCTAGAAACATCAATGCCAGATAAAACACCTTACAAACAAGGCTATAATTTTTACACTAAAAACATACTACCGCTAATAGGAAGAATCTTTTCTAAAGACAAAACAGCCTATAAATATTTGTGTGAATCTGCCTCACAATTTCCATATGGAGAAGCGTTGAACAATATTTTACGTAATATTGGGTTTATAAATGTTAAAGATTTGCCACAAACTTTTGGCGTGGCTACCATTTATAAAGCATCAAAACAATAA
- the trkA gene encoding Trk system potassium transporter TrkA: MKIIIAGAGEVGFHLAKLLSYESQEITLIDTNRESLSYADTHLDIRVIKGDATSIAILKEARVEQSDLVIGVTASETTNITVCVLAKQLGAKRTIARISNTEFITHKDEVGFTRFGIDELISPESLAASEIQLLLSQSAFNESYEFEEGALTMVSLNLSRTASFVGRTVKEAAELFSEIHFVPIAVQRFGTQYTIIPRGDTQFKEGDTVVFITSEGGGQELCKMTGRANTAIKDVMILGGSKIGYKTARDLSAKHFNVKLIEKNREEAMDLADRLSNVLIINGDGRNVELLEEENIKDMDAFIAVTGNSETNIMSCLVAKSKGVKKTIALVENMDYFELSQSIGIDTLVNKKLLAANNIFRYIRKGEVVAMTKLNNIHAELLEFRVKSDSKICNKQIKDIQFPRSAIIGGVIRDGAGLIALGGFKIEEGDYIVVCCLPRSIKEVEKLFL, translated from the coding sequence ATGAAAATTATTATTGCTGGAGCTGGTGAAGTTGGATTTCATTTGGCTAAATTACTGTCGTACGAATCACAGGAAATTACACTTATTGATACGAATCGCGAGAGCCTTTCGTATGCAGACACTCATTTAGATATTAGGGTTATAAAGGGAGATGCCACGTCTATTGCTATTTTAAAAGAGGCTAGGGTAGAACAGAGTGATTTGGTTATAGGTGTTACTGCTTCAGAAACTACAAATATTACGGTATGTGTCTTGGCAAAACAACTTGGTGCCAAGCGTACGATAGCAAGAATTTCGAACACAGAGTTTATTACACATAAAGATGAAGTAGGTTTTACACGCTTTGGTATAGATGAACTGATTTCGCCAGAGTCTTTAGCGGCATCTGAAATTCAATTATTGTTAAGTCAGTCTGCTTTTAATGAAAGTTATGAGTTTGAAGAAGGCGCTTTAACCATGGTAAGTTTAAATTTGTCTAGAACGGCATCCTTTGTTGGTAGAACAGTAAAGGAAGCAGCGGAACTGTTTAGTGAAATTCATTTTGTGCCTATTGCAGTGCAGCGTTTTGGTACCCAATATACTATTATACCTAGGGGCGATACACAGTTTAAAGAAGGCGATACTGTGGTCTTTATTACTAGTGAAGGCGGTGGTCAGGAATTGTGTAAAATGACTGGTAGAGCAAATACCGCTATCAAAGATGTTATGATTCTTGGTGGTAGTAAAATTGGTTATAAAACGGCTAGAGATTTAAGTGCAAAACATTTTAATGTCAAACTCATTGAGAAAAACAGAGAGGAAGCGATGGATTTAGCAGATCGCTTATCTAATGTGTTGATTATTAATGGAGATGGTAGGAATGTGGAGCTTCTGGAAGAAGAAAATATAAAGGATATGGATGCTTTTATAGCGGTAACAGGAAATTCTGAAACCAATATTATGTCCTGTCTTGTTGCGAAGTCTAAAGGCGTAAAGAAAACTATCGCTTTAGTTGAAAATATGGATTATTTTGAGCTATCACAGTCTATAGGTATTGATACTTTAGTGAATAAGAAACTACTAGCTGCAAATAATATTTTTAGATACATTAGAAAAGGTGAAGTGGTCGCTATGACCAAATTGAACAACATACATGCCGAATTATTAGAATTTAGAGTCAAATCTGATTCTAAAATTTGTAATAAGCAGATAAAAGACATTCAGTTTCCACGTTCTGCAATTATTGGAGGTGTCATTAGAGATGGCGCAGGCTTAATTGCATTAGGTGGTTTTAAAATCGAAGAAGGCGATTATATTGTTGTTTGTTGTTTACCCAGATCTATAAAAGAAGTAGAGAAACTTTTCCTATAA